A window of Natrinema salifodinae contains these coding sequences:
- the lysW gene encoding lysine biosynthesis protein LysW has protein sequence MTECVECGAEVSLHDDLEVGEIIDCTTCGAELEVVDTEPPVLERAPELEEDWGE, from the coding sequence ATGACCGAATGCGTCGAGTGCGGGGCTGAAGTGTCCCTGCACGACGATCTGGAAGTCGGAGAGATCATCGACTGTACGACCTGCGGCGCCGAGCTGGAGGTCGTCGACACCGAGCCGCCAGTCCTCGAGCGGGCCCCCGAGCTCGAAGAGGACTGGGGTGAGTGA
- a CDS encoding argininosuccinate synthase has product MTRVALAFSGGLDTTVCVPLLEEEYGYDDVIGVTVDVGQPESEFEEAEETAEALDLEHYVVDAKAEFADLCLESVRANATYQGYPLGTALARPVIAQAILEVAEEQDCEGIAHGCTGKGNDQLRFEAVWRDSDLEVIAPVRELGLTREWEQEYADEKDLPVEGGSGGDWSIDTNLWSRSVEGDDLEDPNHVPSTEIYDWTSDPTGETEEIEITFENGYPVAVDGEEYEPVELIESLNELAGSYGVGRTDMMEDRMLGLKVRENYEHPGATTLLSAHEALEGLVLTQEERQFKQQIDQQWSQKGYEGLIDAPLVGALEGFIEETQQRVTGTVTIRFEGGQARPVARDSEYAAYSAEHASFDTETVGKIKQEDATGVAKYHGFQRRLANEAIAANADGDGDEEAAELATDGSGEEADE; this is encoded by the coding sequence ATGACCCGCGTGGCACTTGCGTTCTCGGGCGGCCTGGACACGACTGTCTGCGTCCCGCTGCTCGAAGAGGAGTATGGATACGACGACGTAATCGGCGTCACGGTCGACGTCGGTCAGCCTGAATCGGAGTTCGAGGAAGCCGAGGAGACCGCCGAGGCCCTCGATCTGGAGCACTACGTCGTCGACGCGAAAGCGGAGTTCGCCGATCTCTGTCTCGAAAGCGTTCGCGCGAACGCGACCTACCAGGGCTACCCGCTGGGGACGGCGCTCGCCCGGCCCGTGATCGCTCAGGCGATCCTCGAGGTCGCCGAGGAACAGGACTGTGAGGGCATCGCCCACGGCTGTACGGGCAAGGGCAACGACCAGTTGCGCTTCGAGGCCGTCTGGCGCGACTCCGACCTCGAAGTGATCGCCCCCGTGCGCGAACTCGGGCTCACCCGCGAGTGGGAGCAGGAGTACGCCGACGAGAAGGACCTGCCCGTCGAGGGCGGCAGCGGCGGCGACTGGTCGATCGACACGAACCTCTGGAGCCGCTCCGTCGAGGGCGACGACCTCGAGGACCCGAACCACGTTCCGTCGACCGAGATCTACGACTGGACCAGCGACCCGACCGGCGAGACCGAAGAGATCGAGATTACCTTCGAGAACGGCTACCCCGTCGCCGTCGACGGCGAGGAGTACGAGCCCGTCGAGCTTATCGAGTCCCTCAACGAGCTCGCCGGCAGCTACGGCGTCGGCCGGACCGACATGATGGAAGACCGCATGCTCGGCCTGAAGGTCCGCGAGAACTACGAGCACCCCGGCGCGACGACGCTGCTCTCCGCCCACGAGGCCCTCGAAGGGCTCGTCCTCACCCAGGAGGAGCGCCAGTTCAAACAGCAGATCGACCAGCAGTGGTCCCAGAAGGGTTACGAGGGCCTGATCGACGCGCCGCTCGTCGGCGCGCTCGAGGGCTTCATCGAGGAGACCCAACAGCGCGTGACCGGCACCGTCACGATCCGCTTCGAGGGCGGCCAGGCGCGTCCGGTCGCTCGCGACAGCGAGTACGCGGCCTACTCCGCCGAGCACGCCTCCTTCGACACCGAGACCGTCGGCAAGATCAAACAGGAGGACGCCACCGGCGTCGCGAAGTACCACGGCTTCCAGCGCCGCCTGGCGAACGAGGCGATCGCCGCGAACGCCGACGGTGACGGCGACGAGGAAGCGGCCGAGCTCGCGACCGACGGGAGCGGCGAAGAGGCGGACGAGTAA
- the argH gene encoding argininosuccinate lyase, producing the protein MTEESAHDGEAETDAETESGPRVATDGGSDDSVVRRDRFSGGPARSFLSSLSADERIFEADLEVDRAHAVMLAEQGIIEADVAGQILTALDAIEVDGHGSLPDGEDVHEAIETAVIERIGADGGKMHTARSRNDEVAACIRYRLRADVLDAIETTLALRESLVDVAEAHDETLMPGYTHLQPAQPTTVAHWALAYEGAVRRDTERLFDAYGRVNQSPLGAAAFAGTTFDVDRERTAELLGFDGGPASSARGSSAEQRSAVVVENSMDASSSRDFLLETTQALSTHATTLSGLAEDVIIFANRGFVDLADDYSSTSSIMPQKKNPDTLELVRAVAGDAAGGVQGLTTTLKGLPRAYNRDLQRATTHAWETVDAVTEASEVAAGAVATADWNEDDLAAEAGEGFSTATGVADLLAANGLPFRTAHELVAIAADNGADYDALEAAAEEVLGEPLEAYVDPAAVDDALDPAESVASRDSQGGPAPEAVADQLAAADEALAADRDALAETADAIESARQALRSEVNGYV; encoded by the coding sequence ATGACCGAGGAGAGCGCTCACGACGGCGAGGCCGAGACCGATGCCGAGACCGAGTCCGGACCGAGAGTCGCGACCGACGGCGGCAGCGATGACAGCGTCGTGCGCCGAGACCGGTTCAGCGGCGGCCCCGCCCGGAGCTTCCTCTCCTCGCTTTCGGCCGACGAGCGGATCTTCGAGGCCGATCTCGAGGTCGACCGTGCACACGCGGTCATGCTCGCCGAGCAGGGGATCATCGAGGCCGACGTCGCGGGCCAGATACTCACGGCGTTAGACGCCATCGAGGTCGACGGCCACGGCTCCCTGCCGGACGGCGAGGACGTTCACGAGGCCATCGAAACGGCCGTCATCGAGCGCATCGGCGCCGACGGCGGGAAGATGCACACTGCGCGCTCGCGTAACGACGAGGTCGCGGCCTGCATCCGCTACCGGCTGCGCGCGGACGTCCTCGACGCGATCGAGACGACCCTCGCGCTGCGCGAGTCGCTCGTCGACGTCGCCGAGGCCCACGACGAGACGCTCATGCCCGGCTACACCCACCTCCAGCCGGCCCAGCCGACCACCGTCGCCCACTGGGCGCTGGCCTACGAGGGGGCCGTCCGCCGCGACACCGAGCGGCTGTTCGACGCCTACGGCCGCGTCAACCAATCGCCACTCGGCGCCGCTGCCTTCGCGGGCACGACCTTCGACGTCGACCGCGAGCGCACCGCCGAACTGCTGGGCTTCGACGGCGGTCCCGCGAGCAGCGCGAGGGGGAGCTCGGCTGAGCAGCGCTCCGCCGTTGTCGTCGAGAACTCGATGGACGCCTCTTCGAGCCGGGACTTCCTGCTCGAGACCACCCAGGCGCTGTCGACGCACGCGACGACGCTGTCGGGCCTGGCGGAGGACGTGATCATCTTCGCGAACCGCGGCTTCGTCGACCTGGCGGACGACTACTCCTCGACGTCGTCGATCATGCCCCAGAAGAAGAATCCGGACACGCTGGAACTCGTCCGCGCGGTCGCGGGCGACGCGGCCGGCGGCGTTCAGGGGCTAACGACGACGCTGAAGGGACTGCCGCGCGCGTACAATCGCGACCTCCAGCGGGCGACGACCCACGCCTGGGAGACCGTCGATGCAGTGACGGAGGCGAGCGAGGTCGCGGCGGGCGCGGTTGCGACGGCCGACTGGAACGAGGACGACCTCGCGGCCGAGGCCGGCGAGGGTTTCTCGACGGCGACCGGCGTCGCGGACCTGCTCGCGGCCAACGGGTTGCCGTTCCGGACGGCCCACGAACTCGTCGCGATCGCGGCCGACAACGGCGCGGACTACGACGCGCTGGAGGCCGCTGCCGAGGAGGTCCTCGGCGAGCCGCTCGAGGCCTACGTCGACCCCGCGGCCGTCGACGACGCGCTCGATCCCGCCGAAAGCGTCGCGAGCCGCGACTCGCAGGGCGGCCCCGCCCCCGAGGCGGTGGCCGACCAGCTCGCAGCAGCCGACGAGGCGCTCGCGGCCGACCGGGACGCGCTCGCGGAGACGGCCGACGCGATCGAGAGCGCGCGCCAGGCGCTCCGCTCGGAGGTGAACGGCTATGTCTGA
- a CDS encoding ATP-dependent DNA helicase produces the protein MSETAGYMRFFPYDQPYENQREAMDRIHNSLQRGQNVLFEGACGTGKTLSSLVPALEVAREHDKTVVITTNVHQQMRQFVAEARAITREERIRAVVFKGKSSMCHIDVGYEECQALRDNTRAVVDAERDKQQLERRQRELLAESQDGDGSAADARSAVMDELETIEDRLEDLEDQNVCDYYRNNLTEDTDDFFAWLFDDVRTPDDIYEYAEQHHLCGYELLKEGIEGVDLVVCNYHHLLDSTIREQFFRWLGRDPEDVIAVFDEAHNVEDAAREHATRTCSERTFDSALDELADSDDPRAEDAANVLSAFHRALVETYEDSFGFGEREGIGENWEDVPIANEDRRDDLTLEFLQRYSGRGIEDDLEAAMKLGQELDEEYEEAYREGETATRTECQTLQAAAFVSAWMNESAEEGLYPVVSVTRDAGTDEVYGRAELYTCLPRQVTGRLFDEVYATVLMSATLQPFDVTEDVLGLEDPVTMAYGLQFPAERRRTYAVETPPLFASDRDDPAVQEEVADTIHDAVRMTPGNTLAFFPNYGEAERYADRLERRSEKTVYLDEPGVAVEELRQEFVADDDAVLCTSLWGTLAEGVSFDGDDAQTVLVVGVPYPHLDDRAEAVQEAYDVAFDGTETGWRYAVEIPTVRKTRQALGRVIRSPEDVGVRALLDRRYSRSAKSDLGRYSVNGTFPHEEREELIDIDPEKLKFAMLNFYGDHDAYAGEPPAP, from the coding sequence GTGTCCGAGACTGCCGGGTACATGCGCTTTTTCCCGTACGACCAGCCGTACGAGAATCAGCGCGAGGCCATGGACCGCATCCACAACTCCCTCCAGCGGGGGCAGAACGTCCTCTTCGAGGGGGCCTGCGGGACCGGCAAGACCCTCTCGTCGCTGGTGCCGGCGCTGGAGGTCGCCCGCGAACACGACAAGACGGTCGTCATCACGACCAACGTCCACCAGCAGATGCGCCAGTTCGTCGCCGAGGCCCGCGCGATCACCCGCGAAGAGCGAATCCGCGCGGTCGTCTTCAAAGGGAAGTCGTCGATGTGTCACATCGACGTCGGCTACGAGGAGTGCCAGGCGCTCCGTGACAACACCCGCGCGGTGGTCGACGCCGAACGCGACAAGCAGCAACTCGAGCGCCGCCAGCGCGAACTCCTCGCGGAGAGCCAGGACGGCGACGGGAGCGCCGCCGACGCCCGCAGCGCCGTCATGGACGAACTCGAGACCATCGAGGACCGACTCGAGGATCTCGAAGACCAGAACGTCTGCGACTACTACCGGAACAACCTGACCGAAGACACGGACGACTTCTTCGCCTGGCTGTTCGACGACGTCCGCACGCCCGACGATATCTACGAGTACGCCGAACAGCACCACCTCTGTGGCTACGAACTCCTGAAGGAGGGCATCGAGGGCGTCGATCTGGTCGTCTGTAACTACCACCACCTGCTCGATTCGACGATTCGGGAGCAGTTCTTCCGGTGGCTGGGCCGCGATCCGGAGGACGTCATCGCCGTCTTCGACGAGGCCCACAACGTCGAGGACGCCGCCCGCGAGCACGCGACCCGGACCTGCTCCGAGCGGACCTTCGACTCGGCGCTAGACGAACTCGCCGACAGCGACGATCCGCGCGCCGAGGACGCCGCGAACGTCCTCTCGGCGTTCCACCGCGCGCTCGTCGAGACCTACGAGGACTCCTTTGGCTTCGGCGAGCGCGAGGGAATCGGCGAGAACTGGGAGGACGTCCCCATCGCCAACGAGGACCGCCGGGACGACCTCACCCTCGAGTTCCTCCAGCGCTACTCCGGACGGGGAATCGAGGACGACTTGGAGGCCGCAATGAAGCTCGGCCAGGAGTTAGACGAGGAGTACGAGGAAGCCTACCGGGAGGGCGAAACCGCCACGCGCACGGAGTGTCAGACCCTCCAGGCCGCGGCCTTCGTCAGCGCCTGGATGAACGAGAGCGCCGAAGAAGGGCTCTACCCGGTCGTTTCCGTCACCCGCGACGCCGGCACCGACGAGGTCTACGGCCGCGCGGAGCTGTACACCTGCCTCCCGCGGCAGGTGACCGGCCGGCTGTTCGACGAGGTCTACGCGACCGTTCTGATGAGCGCGACGCTACAGCCCTTCGACGTCACCGAAGACGTGTTGGGCCTCGAGGATCCGGTGACGATGGCCTACGGCCTGCAGTTCCCCGCGGAACGCCGCCGCACGTACGCCGTCGAGACGCCGCCGCTGTTCGCCTCCGACCGCGACGACCCCGCGGTCCAGGAGGAGGTCGCCGACACGATTCACGACGCCGTCCGCATGACCCCCGGCAATACGCTCGCGTTCTTCCCCAACTACGGCGAGGCCGAGCGGTACGCCGACCGGCTCGAACGCCGCTCGGAGAAGACGGTCTATCTGGACGAGCCTGGCGTCGCCGTCGAGGAACTCCGTCAAGAATTCGTTGCGGACGACGACGCGGTGCTGTGTACCTCGCTGTGGGGTACCCTCGCCGAGGGCGTGAGCTTCGACGGCGACGACGCGCAGACGGTGCTGGTCGTCGGCGTTCCCTACCCGCACCTCGACGACCGGGCCGAAGCGGTCCAGGAGGCCTACGACGTCGCCTTCGACGGCACCGAGACCGGCTGGCGCTACGCCGTCGAGATCCCGACCGTTCGCAAGACCAGGCAGGCGCTCGGGCGGGTCATCCGGTCGCCGGAGGACGTCGGCGTCCGCGCGCTGCTCGACCGGCGCTACTCGCGGTCGGCGAAGTCCGATCTGGGGCGGTACAGCGTCAACGGCACGTTCCCCCACGAGGAGCGCGAGGAACTGATCGACATCGACCCGGAGAAGCTGAAGTTCGCGATGCTCAATTTCTACGGCGATCACGACGCCTACGCCGGCGAGCCGCCGGCGCCCTGA
- a CDS encoding 2'-5' RNA ligase family protein produces MYSVNVPVPGRVRRIADRLYPDLVGFETVREDHSCLLKRLGEADHVAQLQHRAHRALEGAPAVEAEITGIDYFEEPPLGSAPVVYLAVESPGLESIHADLTDTFDVVEGLEGSDYVPHVTLARGGDVETARRLADREIEPIRWTISELEFWDGTYKLPVSRVSLPS; encoded by the coding sequence GTGTACAGCGTCAACGTTCCCGTTCCCGGCCGCGTCCGCCGGATCGCGGACCGGCTCTACCCCGATCTGGTCGGGTTCGAGACCGTCCGCGAGGACCACTCGTGTCTGCTCAAGCGGCTGGGCGAGGCCGACCACGTCGCACAGCTCCAGCACCGGGCCCACCGCGCGCTCGAGGGCGCGCCCGCCGTCGAGGCCGAGATCACGGGCATCGACTACTTCGAAGAGCCGCCGCTCGGCTCGGCCCCGGTCGTCTACCTGGCCGTCGAGAGCCCCGGCCTCGAATCGATCCACGCCGACCTCACCGACACCTTCGACGTCGTGGAGGGGCTCGAGGGCAGCGACTACGTCCCGCACGTGACGCTGGCCCGGGGCGGCGACGTCGAGACCGCGCGGCGCCTGGCCGACCGCGAGATCGAGCCCATTCGGTGGACGATCAGTGAACTCGAGTTTTGGGACGGGACGTACAAACTGCCGGTGAGCCGGGTTTCGCTGCCGTCCTGA
- a CDS encoding helix-turn-helix transcriptional regulator, with protein MDARGLRVLLWVLVVVVCSFALVPSQVAAASVADPDTGAQRAALQDDQAEELNLEDADQINIDVFITENGTAQVTVDYQFLLNEENSSETAWNELESDIDSNSDAYADAEHEKWNETLVEGENRTGREEMEISNVTVTTDRDTAPRDIGHATVTFEWSSFALVELNRIEAGAALSGFTLDDGTALQFRWPDDYSVYVDEGEPQVDPTPSDDPDGSVVWNGDETTFTDEQPRIVLIEDGNTSEEPAGTDEGPAMPWAIVALALALLATVGAAGWLLGRRRPGGGVEAGNGAQAETAHRTDGATGGESESDGPDGPPPELLSNEERVLRLLQERGGRIKQQEVVSELDWTEAKTSQVVGDLRENDEIDVFRIGRENVLALPEEESE; from the coding sequence ATGGACGCCAGGGGGCTGCGGGTCCTGCTTTGGGTGCTCGTGGTGGTGGTCTGCTCGTTCGCCCTCGTTCCGTCTCAGGTCGCGGCCGCGTCGGTCGCGGACCCGGACACCGGGGCACAGCGAGCGGCGCTACAAGACGATCAGGCTGAGGAATTGAATCTCGAGGATGCCGACCAGATCAACATCGACGTCTTCATCACTGAGAACGGGACGGCCCAGGTGACGGTCGACTACCAGTTCCTTCTCAACGAGGAGAACAGTTCCGAGACGGCGTGGAACGAACTCGAGAGCGACATCGACTCGAACTCGGACGCGTACGCGGACGCGGAACACGAGAAGTGGAACGAGACCCTCGTCGAGGGGGAAAACCGAACGGGCCGCGAGGAGATGGAAATCTCGAACGTCACCGTGACCACGGACCGAGACACCGCGCCGCGGGATATCGGCCACGCCACGGTCACCTTCGAGTGGTCCTCGTTCGCGCTGGTCGAACTGAACCGGATCGAGGCCGGCGCCGCGCTCTCCGGGTTTACGCTCGACGACGGAACGGCGCTGCAGTTCCGGTGGCCGGACGACTACAGCGTCTACGTGGACGAAGGCGAACCGCAGGTCGATCCGACGCCGAGCGACGACCCCGACGGCTCGGTCGTCTGGAACGGCGATGAGACCACGTTCACCGACGAACAGCCGCGGATCGTCCTGATCGAGGACGGGAACACGAGCGAGGAACCGGCGGGCACCGACGAAGGGCCGGCGATGCCGTGGGCGATCGTCGCGCTGGCGCTGGCCCTGCTCGCGACCGTCGGCGCCGCGGGCTGGTTACTCGGACGCAGACGCCCCGGCGGTGGGGTCGAGGCCGGAAACGGGGCCCAGGCCGAGACCGCACATCGGACCGACGGCGCGACCGGTGGCGAGTCCGAGTCGGACGGCCCCGACGGTCCCCCGCCGGAACTACTGAGCAACGAGGAACGGGTCCTGCGCCTGCTGCAGGAACGCGGCGGCCGGATCAAACAACAGGAGGTCGTCTCGGAACTGGACTGGACCGAGGCCAAGACGAGTCAGGTCGTCGGCGACCTGCGCGAGAACGACGAGATCGACGTCTTCCGGATCGGACGGGAGAACGTCTTGGCGTTACCCGAGGAAGAGTCAGAGTAA
- a CDS encoding sulfurtransferase TusA family protein, with protein sequence MPSIDDVTNTPDELSDDEAESLLEEADLVQDMMGEVCPYPQVEAKKGLQQLESGDLLVQETDHVPCTENVPKAVGDDAEAKVWRSGDATYRIYLRKQ encoded by the coding sequence ATGCCATCCATCGACGACGTCACGAACACGCCAGACGAACTGAGCGACGACGAAGCGGAATCCCTTCTGGAGGAGGCCGACCTCGTCCAGGATATGATGGGCGAGGTCTGCCCGTACCCGCAGGTCGAGGCCAAGAAGGGCCTCCAGCAGCTCGAATCGGGCGACCTCCTCGTCCAGGAGACCGATCACGTCCCCTGCACCGAGAACGTCCCCAAGGCCGTCGGCGACGACGCCGAGGCGAAGGTGTGGCGCAGCGGCGACGCGACCTACCGCATCTACCTCCGGAAGCAGTAA
- a CDS encoding DUF7554 family protein: MFDERGEIEVETLLKVVLGLVAVLLVLEIVQTVIGGIASLLGPFFIVIQLAIAALIVLWLVDRI; encoded by the coding sequence ATGTTCGACGAACGCGGCGAAATCGAGGTCGAAACGCTGCTGAAAGTCGTCCTCGGGTTGGTCGCCGTTTTGCTCGTGCTCGAGATCGTCCAGACCGTGATCGGCGGTATCGCGAGCCTGCTCGGCCCCTTTTTCATCGTCATCCAGCTCGCGATCGCCGCCCTGATCGTCCTCTGGCTGGTCGATCGAATCTGA
- a CDS encoding rhodanese-like domain-containing protein produces the protein MVDELTPETVRERIDRGDEFDLIDVRGDDAYADGHLPGAEHVTIEELEETVVDRDWADDVIVYCYVGKSSIQAARLIEEYGNAESVASMAGGYDAWEPVEASTAD, from the coding sequence ATGGTCGACGAACTCACTCCCGAGACGGTCCGCGAACGCATCGACCGCGGCGACGAGTTCGACCTCATCGACGTCCGCGGCGACGACGCCTACGCCGACGGCCACCTCCCCGGAGCCGAACACGTCACGATCGAGGAACTCGAGGAGACTGTCGTCGACCGCGACTGGGCCGACGACGTGATCGTCTACTGTTACGTCGGCAAGTCCTCGATCCAGGCCGCCAGGCTCATCGAGGAGTACGGGAACGCCGAGTCCGTCGCGAGCATGGCGGGCGGCTACGACGCCTGGGAGCCGGTCGAGGCATCGACGGCCGACTGA
- a CDS encoding YeeE/YedE family protein, with amino-acid sequence MVSTLLVAAVVGIALGAFLQKGRFCFVNAFRDFFAYKDSRVTKGVLAATLLTMVFWGIAYQLGYYQGFWTPQWGLTGLIGGFIFGVGMTYAGGCASGTLYRAGEGYLQFWLTLLFMGVGYAGFTVAFPTLESTYFDALTFGEGVSLFAYSSLPAGLLALVVAGVALLVYATLIGRSSAAAAFGERADAAELRPTALLAPAAGLRQFVHGTRAYFAGLTRAWRNPIAASKQPWDPRTAALGITAAAVLWFTQVSIVGVTGPEARWTGYLLSQVGVDAGSFEYWGSVLFQGQGVGLTVDMVMIAFVIVGAFLAAVWSGDFSVRVPKRRRLPNAVVGGLMMGAGSRLAPGCNIGNIYSGIAELSVHSFIAAVGIVAGVYVMTHWIYREVGCAI; translated from the coding sequence GTGGTTTCGACGTTACTCGTCGCAGCGGTCGTCGGGATCGCCCTCGGAGCCTTTCTCCAGAAGGGGCGATTCTGTTTCGTGAACGCCTTTCGGGACTTCTTCGCCTACAAGGACTCCCGGGTCACCAAGGGCGTTCTCGCGGCGACGCTGCTCACGATGGTCTTCTGGGGGATCGCCTATCAACTCGGATATTATCAGGGGTTCTGGACGCCGCAATGGGGACTGACCGGCCTGATCGGCGGCTTCATCTTCGGCGTGGGGATGACCTACGCCGGCGGCTGCGCCAGCGGCACGCTCTACCGCGCCGGCGAGGGATACCTCCAGTTTTGGCTCACCCTGCTGTTCATGGGCGTCGGCTACGCGGGCTTTACCGTCGCCTTCCCGACGCTCGAGAGCACGTACTTCGACGCCCTCACCTTCGGCGAGGGCGTGAGCCTGTTCGCCTACTCCTCGCTTCCGGCCGGTCTCCTCGCGCTGGTCGTCGCCGGGGTCGCGCTCCTCGTCTACGCCACCCTGATCGGACGCTCGTCGGCCGCCGCCGCGTTCGGCGAGCGCGCCGACGCGGCCGAACTCCGGCCGACCGCGCTCCTCGCGCCGGCCGCGGGCCTCCGGCAGTTCGTCCACGGGACGCGCGCGTACTTCGCCGGCCTGACCCGCGCCTGGCGGAACCCGATCGCGGCGAGCAAGCAGCCGTGGGACCCCCGCACCGCGGCGCTCGGAATCACCGCCGCCGCGGTGCTGTGGTTCACGCAGGTTTCGATCGTTGGCGTGACCGGCCCCGAAGCCCGCTGGACGGGCTACCTGCTCTCGCAGGTCGGCGTCGACGCGGGCTCGTTCGAGTACTGGGGCTCGGTCCTCTTCCAGGGTCAGGGCGTCGGCCTCACCGTCGACATGGTGATGATCGCGTTCGTCATCGTCGGCGCGTTCCTGGCCGCCGTCTGGAGCGGCGACTTCTCGGTGCGGGTTCCGAAGCGCCGCCGGCTGCCCAACGCCGTCGTCGGCGGCCTCATGATGGGCGCCGGCTCGCGACTCGCGCCGGGCTGTAACATCGGGAACATCTACTCCGGCATCGCGGAGCTGTCGGTCCACTCCTTTATCGCCGCCGTCGGCATCGTCGCCGGCGTCTACGTGATGACCCACTGGATCTACCGCGAAGTCGGCTGCGCGATCTGA